The following are from one region of the Candidatus Rokuibacteriota bacterium genome:
- a CDS encoding GatB/YqeY domain-containing protein, with amino-acid sequence MALEQELTNRLTQAIKGRDARTADVVRMLKTRLQERRTAKGFSGQVDDALVLDVIGAYRKQLQKAISEYEKVGERGAAQAAQLRFEQEFCEGYLPKGMDEAAVRALVKERLATLGIADAKQVGRLVGDIMKTHKGQVEAGDVKRIAEELLKG; translated from the coding sequence ATGGCGCTCGAACAGGAGCTGACGAACCGGCTGACGCAGGCGATCAAGGGCAGGGACGCGCGCACCGCCGATGTGGTGCGCATGCTCAAGACCCGGCTCCAGGAGCGACGCACCGCCAAGGGCTTCTCCGGCCAGGTCGACGACGCCCTCGTCCTCGACGTCATCGGCGCCTACCGCAAGCAGCTCCAGAAGGCGATCTCGGAATACGAGAAGGTCGGCGAGCGTGGCGCCGCGCAGGCCGCGCAGCTTCGCTTCGAGCAGGAGTTCTGCGAGGGCTACCTGCCGAAGGGGATGGACGAAGCGGCCGTACGCGCGCTCGTCAAGGAGCGGCTTGCTACGCTCGGCATCGCCGACGCCAAGCAGGTCGGGCGCCTCGTCGGCGACATCATGAAGACCCACAAGGGCCAGGTCGAGGCCGGCGACGTCAAGCGCATCGCGGAGGAGCTCCTGAAGGGCTGA
- a CDS encoding DUF308 domain-containing protein translates to MNRPRPCLSRTRPRAILPPGQRPSPTRGGQNLGDRATPQSHGWTLLLLWGASWVILGLFLVTHPLVGMLAYVPTLGIVVIAGGIVTIVAAFRVKGAMAAAA, encoded by the coding sequence TTGAACCGCCCGCGCCCCTGCCTGTCAAGGACACGACCGCGTGCTATACTCCCGCCCGGTCAACGCCCGAGCCCCACACGAGGAGGACAGAACCTTGGCGACCGCGCCACCCCGCAGTCTCACGGCTGGACGCTCCTGCTGCTCTGGGGCGCGTCCTGGGTCATCCTTGGTCTCTTCCTGGTGACCCACCCCCTGGTGGGCATGCTCGCCTATGTCCCGACGCTCGGCATCGTCGTCATCGCCGGCGGCATCGTGACGATCGTCGCCGCCTTCCGCGTCAAGGGCGCGATGGCGGCAGCGGCCTGA
- a CDS encoding aldolase/citrate lyase family protein, translating into MRENTLRTIWKRGEAAVNGWLSIPSGFSAEVMAHQGFDSLTVDMQHGVVDYQVGVSMLQGISTTGVIPLARVPWNDPARIMKILDAGAYGVICPMVNTREQAEALVQACKYPPRGYRSWGPVRASLYMGADYGDRANEDVIVMPMIETAEALKNLDDILSVAGVDAVYVGPSDLSLAFGCKPRLDQTDAPVVEAQQVIAKACKKHGVVAGIHNATAAYAVKMIAEGYQFVTLASDSRFMAAKAAEEIGVVRKTGTAGGKLPAY; encoded by the coding sequence GTGCGCGAGAATACGCTCAGGACGATCTGGAAGCGCGGCGAGGCCGCCGTCAACGGATGGCTGTCCATTCCGTCGGGCTTCTCGGCCGAGGTGATGGCTCATCAGGGCTTCGACTCGCTGACGGTGGACATGCAGCATGGCGTGGTCGACTACCAGGTCGGCGTGTCCATGCTTCAGGGCATTTCGACGACCGGGGTGATTCCGCTGGCGCGTGTGCCGTGGAACGACCCGGCCCGCATCATGAAGATCCTGGATGCCGGCGCCTACGGAGTCATCTGCCCGATGGTCAACACGCGCGAGCAGGCCGAGGCGCTCGTCCAGGCGTGCAAGTACCCGCCGCGCGGCTACCGCAGCTGGGGCCCCGTACGCGCGAGCCTGTACATGGGCGCCGACTACGGCGACCGCGCTAACGAGGACGTCATCGTGATGCCCATGATCGAGACGGCGGAGGCGCTCAAGAACTTGGACGACATCCTGAGCGTGGCGGGCGTGGACGCGGTCTACGTCGGACCGTCGGACCTGTCGCTGGCGTTCGGATGCAAGCCGCGGCTCGACCAGACGGACGCGCCGGTGGTCGAGGCGCAGCAGGTCATCGCCAAGGCGTGCAAGAAACACGGCGTCGTCGCGGGCATCCACAACGCGACCGCAGCCTACGCCGTCAAGATGATCGCCGAGGGCTACCAGTTCGTCACGCTCGCCAGCGACAGCCGCTTCATGGCGGCCAAGGCCGCAGAGGAAATCGGAGTCGTCCGCAAGACAGGAACCGCGGGCGGGAAGCTCCCGGCCTACTAG
- a CDS encoding CoA pyrophosphatase, translated as MRFDLALLERARANLAAFDRRAVAVEGRKAAAVAVVLLPDDEGRGCFLLTKRAPTLRAHTGQWALPGGRMDAGESPEGAALRELDEEVGLKLGAGTALGLLDDYPTRSGFVITPVVFWADDPGALAPNPAEVARVHMVPLEDLDAPDVPRFVSIPESDRPVIQVPLLGSLIHAPTAAVIYQMREVVSHGRPTRVDHLEQPVWAWR; from the coding sequence GTGCGCTTCGATCTGGCGCTGCTCGAGAGGGCGCGCGCGAATCTTGCCGCTTTCGACCGGCGGGCCGTGGCTGTCGAGGGGCGCAAGGCCGCGGCGGTAGCCGTGGTCCTGCTTCCCGATGACGAGGGGCGCGGCTGCTTCCTGCTGACCAAGCGCGCGCCGACACTGCGCGCCCACACGGGGCAGTGGGCGCTGCCGGGCGGCCGGATGGACGCGGGGGAGAGCCCGGAAGGCGCGGCGCTCCGCGAGCTCGACGAGGAAGTCGGGCTCAAGCTCGGCGCGGGGACGGCGCTCGGGCTCCTCGACGACTACCCGACGCGCTCGGGGTTCGTCATCACGCCTGTTGTCTTCTGGGCCGATGATCCCGGCGCGCTCGCTCCGAACCCTGCCGAGGTGGCGCGCGTGCACATGGTCCCGCTGGAAGACCTCGACGCTCCCGACGTGCCGCGCTTCGTCAGCATCCCAGAGAGCGACCGGCCGGTCATCCAGGTGCCCCTCCTCGGCAGTCTCATTCACGCGCCCACGGCGGCCGTCATCTACCAGATGCGCGAGGTCGTGTCTCACGGCCGACCGACGCGCGTTGACCATCTCGAACAGCCCGTTTGGGCGTGGCGCTGA
- a CDS encoding SDR family oxidoreductase, with protein sequence MGKLDEKIAIVTGGGTGIGRSTALMLAAEGAHVVVAGRRKLPLEAVVDEITKARGRAVAREADVAKPAQGRALAEWVVKELGHVDILINNAGHSSKVRNARWVGQEDWDAVIAVNLTGVYALTQAVLPSMIARGGGAIVTVGSYAALRPGLIGGAPYGAAKAGVLNFMGHIHTVLRDKGIRATTVMPAEVDTPILSNRPLPPDDAARATMMQPEDVAAAILMCVTLPERTVVEEIVLSPTRTRDQSRDLEVARNLGAPPGAK encoded by the coding sequence ATGGGAAAGCTTGACGAGAAGATCGCGATCGTCACCGGCGGCGGCACCGGCATCGGCCGCTCCACCGCGCTCATGCTGGCCGCCGAAGGCGCGCACGTTGTCGTCGCGGGCCGGCGCAAGCTGCCTCTCGAGGCCGTCGTGGATGAGATCACGAAGGCTCGCGGCCGGGCGGTGGCGCGCGAGGCCGATGTCGCCAAGCCCGCGCAAGGGCGCGCCTTGGCGGAATGGGTCGTCAAGGAGCTCGGGCATGTGGACATCCTGATCAACAACGCGGGGCATTCCAGCAAGGTGCGCAACGCCCGCTGGGTGGGGCAGGAGGACTGGGACGCCGTGATCGCCGTCAACCTGACCGGGGTGTACGCGCTGACGCAGGCCGTGCTGCCGAGCATGATCGCGCGTGGCGGCGGTGCCATCGTCACGGTCGGCTCGTACGCGGCGCTCCGGCCGGGGCTCATCGGCGGGGCGCCCTACGGCGCCGCCAAGGCGGGCGTGCTCAACTTCATGGGCCACATCCACACCGTGCTCCGCGACAAGGGCATCCGCGCGACCACCGTGATGCCCGCCGAGGTGGACACGCCGATCCTGTCGAACCGGCCGCTACCGCCCGACGACGCCGCCCGCGCCACGATGATGCAGCCGGAAGACGTTGCGGCGGCCATCTTGATGTGTGTGACGCTGCCGGAGCGCACCGTGGTCGAGGAGATCGTGCTGAGCCCGACCCGGACACGCGACCAGAGCCGCGACCTGGAAGTCGCGCGCAACCTGGGCGCGCCGCCGGGGGCGAAGTAG
- a CDS encoding gamma carbonic anhydrase family protein produces the protein MIRSVPGRTPRVHPGAWVDPSAQVIGDVTIEEGASVWPLTVLRGDQDNYVTLGRNSNVQDNSVLHVTPEFPCIVGANVTIGHRCVVHACTIMDNVRIGIGAVVLTGAVVEEGAQVGAGAVVPQGKVVPAGWLVMGVPAKPVRKMSEEELEDIRRNAVEYLELWHRDYRGR, from the coding sequence ATGATCCGCAGCGTTCCCGGCCGCACCCCGCGCGTCCACCCGGGCGCCTGGGTCGATCCCTCCGCCCAGGTCATCGGCGACGTCACCATCGAGGAGGGCGCCAGCGTCTGGCCGCTGACCGTCCTCCGCGGCGACCAGGACAACTACGTCACGCTCGGGCGCAACTCCAACGTCCAGGACAACTCCGTGCTCCACGTCACGCCGGAGTTCCCCTGCATCGTGGGCGCCAACGTCACCATCGGCCACCGCTGCGTGGTCCACGCCTGCACCATCATGGACAACGTCCGGATCGGCATCGGCGCGGTCGTGCTGACGGGGGCCGTGGTGGAAGAAGGCGCGCAGGTGGGCGCGGGTGCCGTGGTCCCGCAGGGCAAGGTCGTGCCCGCCGGCTGGCTGGTGATGGGCGTGCCCGCCAAGCCGGTCAGGAAGATGAGCGAAGAGGAGCTCGAAGACATCCGCCGAAACGCCGTCGAATATCTCGAGCTCTGGCACCGCGACTACCGAGGCCGCTGA
- a CDS encoding enoyl-CoA hydratase/isomerase family protein → MANQAQDSSEVLVTRDGPVVTLTFNRPEARNALTWNMYERLYQTCEVIDADDSIRVFVLRGAGGKAFVAGTDIGQFKSFKTAEDGIQYERDGERRTGRLERVGKPVIAQIEGFAVGGGFAIAAVCDIRIATPESSFGFPIARTLGNCLSMENYSRCVELFGPSRVKEMIMRARLITAEEAHAAGFVHEIVPAAGLEARVKAVAEEVASYAPITLKVTKEAVRRIQERRRLEGGEDLISLTYASADFREGMSAFLEKRKPRWTGK, encoded by the coding sequence GTGGCAAACCAGGCGCAAGACTCGAGCGAAGTCCTCGTCACCCGCGACGGACCCGTGGTGACACTCACCTTCAATCGCCCTGAAGCCCGCAACGCGCTGACGTGGAACATGTACGAGCGGCTCTACCAGACATGCGAAGTGATCGACGCCGACGACTCCATCCGGGTCTTCGTGCTGCGCGGCGCGGGTGGCAAGGCCTTCGTGGCCGGCACCGACATCGGCCAGTTCAAGAGCTTCAAGACCGCGGAGGACGGGATCCAGTACGAGCGCGACGGCGAGCGGCGAACCGGCCGGCTCGAGCGCGTGGGCAAGCCCGTCATCGCGCAGATCGAGGGCTTCGCCGTCGGCGGCGGCTTCGCGATCGCCGCCGTCTGCGACATCAGGATCGCCACGCCGGAGTCGAGCTTCGGCTTCCCCATCGCGCGCACGCTCGGCAACTGCCTCTCGATGGAGAACTACTCGCGCTGCGTGGAGCTCTTCGGTCCCTCGCGGGTCAAGGAGATGATCATGCGCGCGCGGCTCATCACGGCCGAGGAAGCGCATGCCGCGGGCTTCGTCCACGAGATCGTGCCCGCGGCCGGGCTCGAGGCGCGCGTGAAGGCCGTCGCCGAGGAGGTCGCCTCCTACGCGCCGATTACTTTAAAGGTCACCAAGGAGGCCGTCCGCCGCATCCAGGAGCGCCGCCGCCTCGAAGGCGGCGAGGATCTGATCTCCCTCACCTACGCGAGCGCCGACTTCCGCGAGGGCATGAGCGCCTTCCTCGAGAAGCGGAAACCCCGCTGGACCGGGAAGTAG
- a CDS encoding Gfo/Idh/MocA family oxidoreductase, with protein sequence MARPARTVGIVGLGFGRAHIPAFQAHGCEVVAVCQRDEKSARAVADRYGVPRVFARWQDLLAQARPEIVVIATPPVLHQEIALAAFAAGCHVLCEKPLAMNASECRSMIEAAARAKRVGMTGFNWRYTAAMQRFHAMVEAGALGRLFHANLRWMGSRWADESAPATWRMDRAQAGHGAMGDMGVHVIDIVRWHFGEIAAVSAQTGIAYPSKTVPGVGKATDAEDYCDVTARLVSGALVAFTASRAARAMNQQTIEAYGSEGALEYRLDRDKPRWWRGELRHAGKEGGFVPVKAPAGLPKSAGEGDAMEVVGKTTIAPLVKRFLAAVRRNRTESPSFEDGMRAQVVLDAVLESIASDGRMVSI encoded by the coding sequence GTGGCTCGGCCAGCTCGCACCGTCGGCATCGTCGGGCTCGGCTTCGGCCGGGCCCACATTCCAGCCTTCCAGGCCCACGGCTGCGAGGTCGTGGCCGTCTGCCAGCGCGACGAGAAGTCCGCCCGCGCCGTCGCGGACCGGTACGGGGTGCCGCGCGTCTTCGCGCGCTGGCAGGACCTGCTCGCGCAGGCCAGGCCGGAGATCGTCGTCATCGCCACGCCGCCCGTCCTCCACCAAGAGATCGCGCTTGCGGCATTCGCCGCCGGCTGCCACGTGCTCTGCGAGAAGCCGCTCGCCATGAACGCGTCCGAGTGCCGCTCGATGATCGAGGCGGCCGCGCGGGCCAAGCGCGTCGGGATGACCGGCTTCAACTGGCGCTACACGGCCGCGATGCAGCGCTTCCACGCCATGGTCGAGGCGGGCGCGCTCGGCCGGCTCTTCCACGCCAACCTCCGCTGGATGGGGTCGCGCTGGGCCGACGAATCCGCGCCGGCGACCTGGCGCATGGATCGGGCGCAGGCCGGCCACGGCGCCATGGGCGACATGGGCGTCCACGTCATCGACATCGTGCGCTGGCACTTCGGCGAGATCGCGGCGGTCAGCGCGCAGACCGGCATCGCCTACCCCTCGAAGACCGTGCCCGGGGTCGGAAAGGCGACCGACGCGGAGGACTACTGCGACGTGACGGCGCGGCTCGTCTCGGGCGCCCTCGTGGCCTTCACCGCCAGCCGCGCCGCCCGGGCGATGAACCAGCAAACCATCGAGGCCTACGGCTCCGAGGGCGCGCTCGAGTATCGCCTCGATCGCGACAAGCCCCGCTGGTGGCGAGGCGAGCTGCGCCACGCGGGAAAGGAAGGCGGCTTCGTCCCGGTCAAGGCGCCCGCCGGCTTGCCGAAGAGCGCGGGGGAGGGGGACGCGATGGAAGTCGTCGGCAAGACGACCATCGCCCCGCTCGTGAAGCGCTTCCTCGCCGCCGTCCGCAGGAATCGGACCGAATCGCCGTCCTTCGAGGACGGCATGCGCGCCCAGGTCGTCCTGGACGCCGTGCTCGAGTCCATTGCGTCGGACGGTCGGATGGTGTCTATTTAG
- a CDS encoding acyl-CoA dehydrogenase family protein, with amino-acid sequence MEFEYSKKTKMYMEQVTDFMGKHVYPAEPVFHDQLNQGPTRWQVPPIMEELKAKARERGLWNLFLPESERGAGLTNLEYAPLCEIMGRSPIAPEAFNCSAPDTGNMETIERYGSPEQKKQWLQPLLEGKIRSAFAMTEPKVASSDATNIESSITRDGDSYVINGHKWWTSGIGDPRCQVLIFMGKTDAKNSDKYKQQSMILVPRDAPGIKVVRMLTVFGYDDAPHGHGEVLFENVRVPASNMLLGEGRGFEIAQGRLGPGRIHHCMRQIGVAERALELMCRRSTKRIAFGKPLADNDITLERIAQSRIDIDQARLLVLHAAYMMDTVGNKAARQAIAEIKVAVPNMTLAVVERAMQLHGGGGVSQEFPLAFMWAHSRTLRFADGPDEVHRRQIGRLELRKHA; translated from the coding sequence ATGGAATTTGAATACTCGAAGAAGACCAAGATGTACATGGAGCAGGTGACCGACTTCATGGGCAAGCACGTCTACCCGGCTGAGCCCGTGTTCCACGACCAGCTCAACCAGGGGCCGACGCGCTGGCAGGTGCCGCCCATCATGGAGGAGCTCAAGGCCAAGGCGCGCGAGCGCGGGCTCTGGAACCTCTTCCTGCCGGAGAGCGAGCGCGGCGCCGGGCTGACCAACCTCGAGTACGCCCCGCTCTGCGAGATCATGGGCCGCTCTCCGATCGCGCCCGAGGCCTTCAACTGCTCGGCGCCGGACACCGGCAACATGGAGACCATCGAGCGCTACGGCTCGCCCGAGCAGAAGAAGCAGTGGCTCCAGCCTTTGCTCGAGGGCAAGATCCGCTCCGCCTTCGCCATGACGGAGCCCAAGGTGGCGTCGTCGGACGCGACGAACATCGAGTCCTCGATCACGCGCGACGGCGACTCCTACGTCATCAACGGCCACAAGTGGTGGACCTCGGGCATCGGCGACCCGCGCTGCCAGGTCCTGATCTTCATGGGCAAGACCGACGCCAAGAACTCCGACAAGTACAAGCAGCAGTCCATGATCCTCGTCCCGCGCGATGCCCCCGGCATCAAGGTCGTCCGGATGCTGACGGTCTTCGGCTACGACGACGCCCCCCACGGCCATGGAGAAGTCCTCTTCGAGAACGTGCGGGTGCCCGCCTCCAACATGCTGCTGGGCGAGGGCCGGGGCTTCGAGATCGCGCAGGGCCGGCTCGGGCCCGGGCGCATCCACCACTGCATGCGCCAGATCGGCGTCGCGGAGCGGGCGCTCGAGCTGATGTGCCGCCGCTCGACGAAGCGCATCGCCTTCGGCAAGCCGCTGGCCGACAACGACATCACGCTCGAGCGCATCGCCCAGTCGCGCATCGACATCGACCAGGCGCGGCTGCTCGTGCTTCACGCGGCCTACATGATGGACACGGTCGGGAACAAGGCGGCCCGGCAGGCCATCGCCGAGATCAAGGTCGCGGTGCCCAACATGACCCTGGCCGTCGTCGAGCGGGCCATGCAGCTCCACGGCGGCGGCGGCGTCAGCCAGGAGTTCCCGCTGGCCTTCATGTGGGCGCACTCGCGCACGCTCCGCTTCGCCGACGGGCCGGACGAAGTCCATCGGCGCCAGATCGGCCGCCTGGAGCTGCGCAAGCACGCCTAA
- a CDS encoding DMT family transporter, with amino-acid sequence MTFLSPQAVGALCALGSAITWAVISLLVRTVSPPLGSVAVSILRSLIGGSLLLVWVLTVGGLVTLVAVPPGTLALLAVSVIIAIGVGDVAFFESARYLGLAPAMTVTMTYPLIGAILAAIFLDEPITLAVAAASLVTLSGLALIVFARPASGPRHGRTGFGLGAATAASVAWAVSLLLLKPAMGSLDAVTAQAVRLPLAGLVLLATPWGWGAATQMGRAGRGVFLRVAFLGAVTAGSSVLFVTGVKLADVAVAAVLSSTSPLFAIPLGLVFLGERLTARAVLGTLVTVAGLALLRI; translated from the coding sequence GTGACTTTTCTCTCCCCGCAGGCAGTAGGCGCCCTCTGCGCGCTCGGCTCGGCGATCACCTGGGCGGTGATCAGCCTCCTCGTCCGCACCGTCTCCCCGCCGCTGGGGTCGGTCGCGGTCAGCATCCTGCGCTCGCTCATCGGCGGCTCGCTGCTCCTGGTGTGGGTGCTGACCGTAGGCGGGCTCGTGACCCTCGTCGCGGTGCCGCCGGGCACGCTCGCGCTCCTCGCCGTCTCCGTCATCATCGCGATCGGCGTGGGGGACGTCGCGTTCTTCGAGAGCGCGCGCTACCTGGGCCTGGCGCCCGCCATGACCGTGACCATGACCTACCCGTTGATCGGCGCCATCCTGGCGGCGATCTTCCTCGACGAGCCGATCACGCTCGCGGTCGCGGCGGCCTCGCTCGTCACGCTGTCGGGGCTCGCGCTGATCGTCTTCGCGCGCCCGGCCAGCGGCCCTCGCCACGGGCGCACCGGCTTCGGCCTGGGCGCGGCGACAGCCGCCTCCGTCGCGTGGGCCGTCTCCCTGCTCCTGCTCAAGCCCGCCATGGGCTCGCTGGACGCGGTGACGGCGCAGGCGGTACGGCTGCCGCTGGCCGGGCTCGTGCTGCTGGCGACGCCGTGGGGCTGGGGCGCGGCGACTCAGATGGGCCGCGCGGGGCGCGGCGTCTTTCTGCGCGTGGCGTTTCTCGGAGCGGTGACCGCCGGAAGCTCGGTGCTCTTCGTCACCGGGGTGAAGCTCGCCGACGTCGCGGTCGCGGCGGTGCTGTCCTCGACGTCACCGCTTTTCGCGATCCCGCTCGGGCTCGTCTTCCTCGGAGAGCGGCTGACCGCGCGCGCCGTCCTCGGCACGCTCGTTACGGTGGCGGGGCTGGCTCTGCTGCGGATCTAG
- a CDS encoding transketolase C-terminal domain-containing protein: protein MEPMASADPRADLAVLESIQHRVLWLAALTVHHANTRPNPDGTKIGGHQPSSSSVVSLMTALYFGALREGDLVASKAHASPVLYAIEYLRGRLAADDLRSLRALGGLQAYPSRRKNPSIIDLSTGSMGLGAVTATFAALARRYIGDHWDARPGGRFIAIVGDAELDEGNVWESLLEEHVAGLGNLLWIVDMNRQSLDRVTPDGRRRQIADWFGAAGWRVIELRWGRRLQALFAKRGGERLRVRLETMANAEYQALLRRPAGMVRKGLVTAPDGQVDGALDRVVGNLSDEALAAAVADVGGHDLPLILDALDEAGSQRDRPSVILAQTIKGWGLPLAGDPMNHGALLTAAQMETLRESLGVPAGMEWSAFPESSPEARWIRGRPAPFSEPPLLGDAPVIPESLNESYPPQSSSQEAFGRALGRLGRLPAGEHIVTLSADVAVTTHLAGWINRKGVWAPLARPDFFAGTPQAMQWKESPAGQHVELGIAEHNLFLALGAFGLSRELSGVPLLPIGTLYDPFVTRGLDALYHALYAGAKFIVVATPSGVSLSPEGGAHQSVITPGIGVALPAIAYYEPAFALEVEWILLDALESLLDRERGESLYLRLSTKPVVQSLAPAPSPEYRRAVLKGGYRLIDARGEAGWDPETNAVHLFSAGVMVPEAVEAARALRAEGVLASVFVVTSPDKLYRGLRDPRPYLEELVTAEEEGVPVVSVLDGHSHGLAFLGSALGVPQMALGVDHFGQSGSRRDLYAHYGIDAPAITRAALTLLGRQR from the coding sequence ATGGAGCCGATGGCCTCCGCCGATCCGCGCGCCGATCTGGCCGTGCTCGAGAGCATCCAGCACCGGGTGCTGTGGCTCGCCGCGCTCACCGTCCACCACGCCAACACCCGCCCCAACCCCGACGGCACCAAGATCGGGGGGCATCAACCTTCGTCCTCATCGGTGGTCAGCCTCATGACCGCGCTCTACTTCGGCGCGCTCCGCGAGGGCGACCTGGTGGCGTCAAAGGCCCACGCCTCACCCGTGCTCTACGCGATCGAGTACCTGCGCGGCCGTCTCGCCGCCGACGATCTCCGGAGCCTGCGCGCGCTCGGCGGGCTCCAGGCCTACCCGAGCCGCAGGAAGAACCCCTCCATCATCGACCTCTCGACGGGCTCCATGGGGTTGGGAGCGGTGACGGCGACGTTCGCCGCGCTGGCACGGCGATACATCGGCGACCACTGGGACGCGCGCCCGGGCGGACGCTTCATCGCGATCGTGGGCGACGCCGAGCTCGACGAGGGCAACGTATGGGAGTCGCTCCTCGAAGAGCACGTGGCGGGGCTGGGTAACCTTCTCTGGATCGTAGACATGAACCGCCAGAGCCTCGATCGCGTCACTCCGGACGGCCGGCGGCGCCAGATCGCCGACTGGTTCGGCGCCGCAGGCTGGCGCGTCATCGAGCTGCGATGGGGGCGGCGGCTCCAGGCGCTCTTCGCCAAGCGGGGCGGGGAGCGTCTCCGGGTCCGTCTCGAGACCATGGCGAACGCGGAGTACCAGGCGCTGCTTCGACGTCCCGCCGGCATGGTGCGCAAGGGGCTCGTCACGGCCCCCGACGGACAAGTGGACGGAGCGCTCGACCGGGTCGTGGGAAATCTCTCCGACGAAGCGCTCGCCGCCGCCGTCGCCGACGTGGGAGGCCACGATCTCCCGCTGATCCTCGACGCCCTCGACGAGGCTGGGAGCCAGCGGGACAGGCCCTCCGTCATCCTGGCGCAGACCATCAAGGGCTGGGGGCTGCCGCTGGCGGGCGATCCCATGAACCACGGCGCGCTCCTGACCGCCGCGCAGATGGAGACGCTGCGCGAATCGCTTGGAGTGCCCGCGGGGATGGAATGGAGCGCCTTCCCCGAGTCGAGCCCCGAAGCACGGTGGATCCGGGGCCGTCCCGCGCCCTTCTCCGAGCCGCCGCTCCTGGGTGACGCGCCCGTCATTCCCGAGAGCCTGAACGAAAGTTACCCGCCGCAGTCCTCGAGCCAGGAGGCTTTCGGGCGCGCGCTCGGCAGGCTCGGCCGCCTGCCCGCGGGCGAGCACATCGTCACGCTTTCCGCCGACGTCGCCGTGACCACCCACCTCGCGGGATGGATCAATCGGAAGGGTGTGTGGGCGCCCTTAGCAAGGCCCGACTTCTTCGCCGGGACGCCGCAGGCAATGCAGTGGAAGGAGTCCCCCGCGGGACAGCACGTCGAGCTCGGCATCGCCGAGCACAACCTCTTCCTGGCGCTGGGCGCCTTCGGCCTCTCGCGCGAGCTCTCCGGCGTGCCGCTCCTGCCCATCGGCACGCTCTACGACCCTTTCGTCACGCGCGGACTCGACGCCCTGTACCACGCGCTCTACGCGGGAGCAAAGTTCATCGTCGTCGCGACGCCCTCGGGCGTGAGCCTCTCGCCCGAGGGCGGGGCCCACCAGTCCGTGATCACCCCCGGGATCGGCGTCGCGCTGCCCGCCATCGCATACTACGAGCCCGCGTTCGCGCTCGAGGTCGAGTGGATCCTCCTCGACGCGCTCGAGTCGCTCCTCGATCGCGAGAGGGGCGAGAGCCTCTACCTGCGCCTCTCCACCAAGCCCGTCGTCCAATCACTGGCGCCAGCGCCGAGCCCGGAGTATCGGCGCGCCGTGCTCAAGGGCGGCTACAGGCTGATCGACGCGCGCGGCGAGGCGGGGTGGGATCCCGAGACCAACGCCGTCCACTTGTTCTCCGCGGGCGTCATGGTGCCCGAGGCCGTGGAGGCCGCGCGCGCGCTCCGCGCCGAGGGCGTCCTCGCCAGCGTCTTCGTGGTGACGAGCCCGGACAAGCTCTACCGGGGACTGCGCGACCCGCGCCCGTATCTCGAGGAGCTGGTCACGGCAGAGGAGGAAGGCGTGCCGGTCGTGTCGGTCCTCGACGGCCACTCACACGGCCTCGCCTTCCTCGGCTCGGCCCTGGGAGTGCCCCAGATGGCCCTCGGCGTGGACCACTTCGGCCAGTCCGGCAGCCGCCGCGACCTCTACGCCCACTACGGCATCGACGCGCCCGCCATCACCCGCGCCGCGCTGACGCTACTCGGCCGCCAGCGCTAA